The following proteins are co-located in the Silene latifolia isolate original U9 population chromosome 1, ASM4854445v1, whole genome shotgun sequence genome:
- the LOC141655198 gene encoding protein PHYTOCHROME KINASE SUBSTRATE 1-like: protein MAMTTYSNSTYKANEDGGSHRPRDASFSSYLDSNERDFVRNLAASVHIQSPARESSVTPRACLGRTRFTRPELGVFGADRYFNEKLDDQKCPIPRKNRGVKSKNNRYSREKTIDLLEKKSTLSTITSCTTTSSVKSLTPSYKSEGSWNSQFGTKILNGLQCKGTCIDKESLDTIDTQDIKVQSPRSHKGDNNKVQSPRLHKGDDMYRESKVSHQEHFAFPIVQSPCNNIEDQPRKSLEIFGFRHIGKQDIAQSLERKLSILTWDAIPNSQNGQFTFPFPSTKKKTNEHNDARSEASSDLFEIEHLSGIPASQSSYATSEASIEWSVVTASAAEFSVVSEYRVDEKMDKKMANMEKIKVQKSSSTIGGGLLGCRNHKSVDVVRSINTSANNKKI, encoded by the coding sequence ATGGCAATGACTACTTACTCAAACTCAACCTATAAGGCTAACGAAGACGGTGGGTCCCACCGCCCTCGAGATGCTTCATTCTCGTCGTATCTTGATTCCAATGAGAGGGATTTTGTTCGAAACTTGGCTGCATCGGTTCATATCCAATCTCCTGCTCGGGAGTCTTCTGTTACTCCACGAGCATGCCTAGGGAGAACTCGATTCACACGACCTGAGTTGGGTGTTTTTGGAGCTGATAGATACTTTAATGAAAAGCTGGATGATCAAAAGTGTCCAATTCCTAGGAAAAATCGCGGTGTTAAGAGCAAGAACAATAGGTATAGTAGAGAAAAAACAATTGATCTACTAGAAAAGAAGTCTACGTTAAGTACTATCACCAGTTGTACTACAACTAGTAGCGTCAAGTCATTAACTCCAAGTTATAAATCGGAAGGGAGTTGGAATAGTCAATTTGGAACCAAAATTCTTAATGGCTTACAATGTAAGGGTACATGTATTGATAAGGAGTCTCTTGATACCATTGACACCCAAGATATTAAGGTTCAATCTCCAAGGTCACACAAAGGAGATAATAATAAGGTTCAATCTCCAAGGTTACACAAGGGAGATGACATGTATAGAGAAAGTAAGGTCTCTCATCAAGAACATTTTGCATTTCCTATTGTTCAATCTCCTTGCAATAATATAGAAGATCAACCAAGGAAATCATTGGAGATATTCGGGTTTCGACACATAGGGAAACAAGACATAGCACAAAGCCTTGAAAGAAAAttgtcaattcttacatgggatGCAATCCCAAATTCACAAAATGGTCAATTCACATTTCCATTCCCTAGTACTAAgaaaaaaacaaatgaacataatgatgCTAGAAGTGAAGCAAGCTCAGATCTTTTTGAGATAGAACATCTTTCGGGAATTCCGGCTAGCCAAAGTTCTTATGCCACTAGTGAGGCTAGTATCGAGTGGAGCGTGGTTACGGCTAGTGCAGCTGAGTTCTCTGTTGTTTCGGAGTATCGAGTTGACGAGAAAATGGATAAGAAGATGGCCAACATGGAGAAGATCAAGGTACAAAAGAGCTCATCCACAATAGGTGGTGGGTTATTGGGGTGTAGGAATCACAAAAGTGTAGATGTTGTGAGGAGCATCAATACTAGTGCTAATAATAAGAAAATTTAA
- the LOC141655143 gene encoding uncharacterized protein LOC141655143 codes for MPSTGGVVQPEFGMPSIPTRTPDQQVTIMGHVVDIAKPKMLLDLISSTPAHTVTSTRAAESVRETGAQNVTPRNLDGALGEADPAKSPGEPKVGAVDLSPSRTRGRTASPPHERGSPRRSQRSPTQQSWRRSPSRRRSPSRYGGRSQVRDPRSRSPRAVRHVVRQPLNAYVLEVPVPNKLKLPPLSYKGDGDPVDHAEAFESYMSVWEQPDEVWCRIFPTTLHGMAQSWYKGLPDGSVYYYADLKGAFLAQYSCNKRRAVETSDLLTIRQEGGESLRSYVKRFDGKVQQIREINPELAAFAMIDEGPPKGSLKNELIKSGGRARTPPESWPTKPSRWKTTTRPGKIPAKPSNQKRRVTGRTVRTKDAATTTARGPTVDAVRITDHERTDPTGNKTRQVPGGIQERTTRGGIVKKPLSSYQPPKSSP; via the coding sequence ATGCCCTCCACCGGCGGTGtagtccaaccggagttcgggatgccatcgATACCGACACGCACGCCCGACCaacaggtcaccatcatgggacatgtggttgacatagcaaaaccgaaaatgctcctagacctaattagtagtacgcccgctcacactgtcacatcgacaagagcggcggaaagcGTCCGGGAGAccggggcccaaaatgtgactccgagaaatttggaCGGAGcgctaggagaagctgacccagccaaGTCGCCAGGGGaacccaaagtgggcgcggtagacctaagtccttcccgcactcgtgggaggacagcgtccccgccgcacgaacgaggctcaccccgaagaagccagaggagtccgactcagcaaagttggagaagaagtccaagtcgaagaaggagcccctcccgctacgggggaaggagccaggttagggacccacggagccgatcgccgcgtgccgttcgacacgtggttaggcaacccctcaacgcctacgtcctcgaagtcccggtgccgaatAAACTCAAGCTGCCACCTCTGTCATACAAGGGAGATGGTGATCCAGTCGACCACGCTGAggccttcgagtcttacatgtcggtatgggagcagcccgatgaggtctggtgccgaattttcccaacaactttgcatgggatggctcagagctggtacaaagggcttcctgatggctcggtgtactattacgccgacctgaagggcgctttcctagcccaatactcctgcaacaagagaagggccgtagagacatctgacctcctaactatcagacaggaggggggggagtctctccggagctatgtgaagaggttcgatggaaaggtccagcagattcgagaaattaaccccgagctggcggccttcgcgatgatcgatgaagggcctcccaaggggagccttaaaaacgagctcatcaagagcggaggccgGGCTCGGACGCCGCCAgaaagttggccgaccaagccatcaaggtggaagactaccacaagacctgggaagATCCCCGCGAAGCCGAGCAATCAGAAAAGAAGAGTCACAGGCAGGACAGTCAGGACGAAggacgccgcgacaacaacggCTCGCGGTCCGACAGtcgacgccgtgagaataacagATCACGAACGGACAGATCCGACCGGAAACAAGACTCGGCAGGTGCCGGGTGGAAttcaggaacgtaccaccagaggcggtatagtgaaaaaacccctctcgtcgtatcagccgccgaagtcttcgccctga